One Edaphobacter lichenicola DNA window includes the following coding sequences:
- a CDS encoding MarR family winged helix-turn-helix transcriptional regulator, producing the protein MVSLNSNGTKRQAERRRAAQMMKRILIHFRSQMDEALRPHGVTTAQLHILKTIREQSGLSGAQLARLCYMTPQSAQSLLSGLERDGWIVRNKGRGNDRILTAQLTAEGEELLQTAEKMVKEIEGKLWRGVAENSIKALNGVLEQCLANLGPESDGR; encoded by the coding sequence ATGGTTTCTTTAAATTCTAACGGTACGAAACGACAGGCGGAGAGACGGCGGGCGGCGCAGATGATGAAGCGCATCCTGATCCACTTCCGCAGCCAGATGGACGAGGCGCTGCGGCCCCATGGCGTGACGACGGCTCAGTTGCACATTCTGAAGACGATTCGGGAGCAGTCGGGGCTGTCGGGGGCTCAGCTGGCGCGGTTGTGCTACATGACACCGCAGTCGGCGCAGTCGCTGCTGTCGGGGCTGGAGAGAGACGGATGGATTGTACGGAATAAAGGGCGGGGGAATGACCGGATTCTTACGGCGCAACTGACTGCGGAGGGGGAAGAGCTGCTCCAGACGGCGGAGAAGATGGTGAAGGAGATCGAAGGGAAGCTCTGGCGGGGGGTAGCGGAGAATTCGATCAAGGCTTTGAATGGGGTGCTGGAGCAGTGCCTTGCGAATCTTGGGCCGGAGTCTGACGGCCGGTAG